In Meriones unguiculatus strain TT.TT164.6M chromosome 17, Bangor_MerUng_6.1, whole genome shotgun sequence, a single window of DNA contains:
- the LOC132646028 gene encoding zinc finger protein 431-like isoform X1, whose product MDAVTFEDVHVNFSQEEWALLNPSQKNLYKDVMLETYWNLTCIGYKWEDRDIEHYQSSRRHGSYIKCPSGFGKKHSTSLSPRKIRRYIVIPTLRGRGECDTSLQIIGFPASVGIHQNIDTGKKPYEYKECGRSSVYPGSLCTCNVTHTIGNCYECNQCGKALASSISLQKCEKNHMEKGSDKCEPHSKSFNSHIYLEVHKTTYNEEDLHEYNQYDKASLELQQRTHLEMKSYEYNQEDNVFGSHSCLQVNGANTTEKKYEDHQCGNAFACPSYLQIHRRIDTGEKLYECNQCGKSFTCHSTLQIHERIHTTKKPYKCNQCGKAFARNRYLQMHERIHSGEKPYKCNQCGKAFAFRSNLQNHERIHAEEKPYKCNQCGKAFACTSYLQMHERIHTGEKPYKCNQCDKAFACRSNLQKHERTHTGEKPYECNHCGKAFACHSTLQIHERIHTGEKPYKCSQCGKAFARKSYLQNHERIHTGEKPYECNQCGKAFACLSTLQKHKKIHTYKKSPRNLGNEV is encoded by the exons GATGCAGTGACCTTTGAGGACGTGCATGTGAACTTCTctcaggaagagtgggctttgctgaaTCCCTCTCAgaagaatctctacaaagatgtgatgctggaaacCTATTGGAACCTTACTTGTATAG gctacaaatGGGAAGACCGGGATATTGAACATtatcaaagttctagaagacatggAAG CTATATCAAATGTCCCTCTGGATTTGGAAAGAAGCATAGTacttctctctctcccagaaaAATTAGAAGATATATAGTCATCCCCACTCTGAGAGGAAGAGGtgaatgtgatacaagtttacAAATAATTGGTTTTCCAGCTTCAGTGGGAATACATCAAAATATTGACACTGGTAAAAAGCCATATGAGTACAAGGAATGTGGAAGATCTTCTGTCTATCCTGGTTCACTTTGCACATGTAATGTGACTCACACTATAGGAAATTGTTATGAATgcaatcagtgtgggaaagctctggcttcttccatttctcttcaaaaatgtgaaaaaaatcatATGGAAAAAGGAAGTGATAAATGTGAGCCACATAGTAAAAGCTTTAACAGTCACATATATCTTGAAGTACACAAGACAACCTATAATGAAGAGGATCTCCATGAATATaatcaatatgataaagcctCCTTAGAATTACAACAAAGAACTCATTTGGAAATGAAATCCTATGAATACAATCAAGAAGATAACGTCTTTGGGAGTCATAGTTGTCTACAAGTAAATGGAGCTAATACTACAGAGAAAAAGTATGAAGATCATCAATGTGGTAACGCCTTTGCATGTCCCAGTTACCTTCAGATACATAGAAGAATtgatactggagagaaactttatgaatgtaatcaatgtggtaaatcctttacatgtCACAGTACTcttcaaatacatgaaagaattcatactacaaaaaaaccctataaatgtaatcagtgtggtaaagcatttgcgcGTAACCGTTATCTTCAAAtgcatgaaagaattcattctggagagaaaccctataagtgtaatcaatgtggtaaagcctttgcatttcgTAGTAATCTTcaaaatcatgaaagaattcatgctgaagagaaaccatataaatgtaatcaatgtggtaaagcctttgcatgtaccAGTTATCTTCAAatgcatgaaagaattcatactggagagaagccatataaatgtaatcaatgtgataaagcctttgcatgtcgtAGTAATCTTCAAAAGCATGAAAGAACTCATACAGGAgaaaagccctatgaatgtaatcactgtggtaaagcctttgcctgTCACAGTACTcttcaaatacatgaaagaattcatactggagaaaaaccctataaatgcagtcagtgtggtaaagcgtTTGCACGTAAGAGTTATCTTcaaaatcatgaaagaattcacactggagagaaaccctatgaatgtaatcagtgtggtaaagcctttgcctgTCTCAGTACTCTTCAAAAGCATAAAAAAATTCATACTTACAAAAAATCCCCCAGGAATCTAGGAAATGAGGTATAG
- the LOC132646028 gene encoding zinc finger protein OZF-like isoform X2, with protein MLETYWNLTCIGYKWEDRDIEHYQSSRRHGSYIKCPSGFGKKHSTSLSPRKIRRYIVIPTLRGRGECDTSLQIIGFPASVGIHQNIDTGKKPYEYKECGRSSVYPGSLCTCNVTHTIGNCYECNQCGKALASSISLQKCEKNHMEKGSDKCEPHSKSFNSHIYLEVHKTTYNEEDLHEYNQYDKASLELQQRTHLEMKSYEYNQEDNVFGSHSCLQVNGANTTEKKYEDHQCGNAFACPSYLQIHRRIDTGEKLYECNQCGKSFTCHSTLQIHERIHTTKKPYKCNQCGKAFARNRYLQMHERIHSGEKPYKCNQCGKAFAFRSNLQNHERIHAEEKPYKCNQCGKAFACTSYLQMHERIHTGEKPYKCNQCDKAFACRSNLQKHERTHTGEKPYECNHCGKAFACHSTLQIHERIHTGEKPYKCSQCGKAFARKSYLQNHERIHTGEKPYECNQCGKAFACLSTLQKHKKIHTYKKSPRNLGNEV; from the exons atgctggaaacCTATTGGAACCTTACTTGTATAG gctacaaatGGGAAGACCGGGATATTGAACATtatcaaagttctagaagacatggAAG CTATATCAAATGTCCCTCTGGATTTGGAAAGAAGCATAGTacttctctctctcccagaaaAATTAGAAGATATATAGTCATCCCCACTCTGAGAGGAAGAGGtgaatgtgatacaagtttacAAATAATTGGTTTTCCAGCTTCAGTGGGAATACATCAAAATATTGACACTGGTAAAAAGCCATATGAGTACAAGGAATGTGGAAGATCTTCTGTCTATCCTGGTTCACTTTGCACATGTAATGTGACTCACACTATAGGAAATTGTTATGAATgcaatcagtgtgggaaagctctggcttcttccatttctcttcaaaaatgtgaaaaaaatcatATGGAAAAAGGAAGTGATAAATGTGAGCCACATAGTAAAAGCTTTAACAGTCACATATATCTTGAAGTACACAAGACAACCTATAATGAAGAGGATCTCCATGAATATaatcaatatgataaagcctCCTTAGAATTACAACAAAGAACTCATTTGGAAATGAAATCCTATGAATACAATCAAGAAGATAACGTCTTTGGGAGTCATAGTTGTCTACAAGTAAATGGAGCTAATACTACAGAGAAAAAGTATGAAGATCATCAATGTGGTAACGCCTTTGCATGTCCCAGTTACCTTCAGATACATAGAAGAATtgatactggagagaaactttatgaatgtaatcaatgtggtaaatcctttacatgtCACAGTACTcttcaaatacatgaaagaattcatactacaaaaaaaccctataaatgtaatcagtgtggtaaagcatttgcgcGTAACCGTTATCTTCAAAtgcatgaaagaattcattctggagagaaaccctataagtgtaatcaatgtggtaaagcctttgcatttcgTAGTAATCTTcaaaatcatgaaagaattcatgctgaagagaaaccatataaatgtaatcaatgtggtaaagcctttgcatgtaccAGTTATCTTCAAatgcatgaaagaattcatactggagagaagccatataaatgtaatcaatgtgataaagcctttgcatgtcgtAGTAATCTTCAAAAGCATGAAAGAACTCATACAGGAgaaaagccctatgaatgtaatcactgtggtaaagcctttgcctgTCACAGTACTcttcaaatacatgaaagaattcatactggagaaaaaccctataaatgcagtcagtgtggtaaagcgtTTGCACGTAAGAGTTATCTTcaaaatcatgaaagaattcacactggagagaaaccctatgaatgtaatcagtgtggtaaagcctttgcctgTCTCAGTACTCTTCAAAAGCATAAAAAAATTCATACTTACAAAAAATCCCCCAGGAATCTAGGAAATGAGGTATAG